The following coding sequences lie in one Pseudorca crassidens isolate mPseCra1 chromosome 2, mPseCra1.hap1, whole genome shotgun sequence genomic window:
- the KCNC4 gene encoding voltage-gated potassium channel KCNC4 isoform X4: MISSVCVSSYRGRKSGNKPPSKTCLKEEMAKGEASEKIIINVGGTRHETYRSTLRTLPGTRLAWLADPDGGGRPASDGGGAGSSGGGGCEFFFDRHPGVFAYVLNYYRTGKLHCPADVCGPLFEEELTFWGIDETDVEPCCWMTYRQHRDAEEALDIFESPDGGGGGAGPGDEAGDDERELALQRLGPHEGGAGPGAGSGGCRGWQPRMWALFEDPYSSRAARVVAFASLFFILVSITTFCLETHEAFNIDRNVTEIHRVGNTTSVRFRREVETEPILTYIEGVCVLWFTLEFLVRIVCCPDTLDFVKNLLNIIDFVAILPFYLEVGLSGLSSKAARDVLGFLRVVRFVRILRIFKLTRHFVGLRVLGHTLRASTNEFLLLIIFLALGVLIFATMIYYAERIGARPSDPRGNDHTDFKNIPIGFWWAVVTMTTLGYGDMYPKTWSGMLVGALCALAGVLTIAMPVPVIVNNFGMYYSLAMAKQKLPKKRKKHVPRPPQLESPIYCKSQETSPRDSTYSDASPPAPEEGVVERKRADSKQNGDASAVLSDEEGAGLTQPLASARTPEERRALRRSGTRDRNKKAAACFLLSAGDFACADGSVRKDKLPPGCTVSVVPLYNLHLPVPGAL, encoded by the exons ATGATCAGCTCGGTGTGTGTCTCCTCCTACCGCGGGCGCAAGTCGGGGAACAAGCCTCCGTCCAAAACATGTCTGAAGGAGGAGATGGCCAAGGGCGAGGCGTCGGAGAAGATCATCATCAACGTGGGCGGCACGCGACATGAGACCTACCGCAGCACCCTGCGCACCCTACCGGGCACCCGCCTCGCCTGGCTGGCCGATCCCGACGGCGGAGGCCGGCCCGCGTCCGATGGCGGTGGTGCAGGCAGCAGCGGCGGCGGTGGCTGCGAGTTCTTCTTCGACCGGCACCCGGGCGTCTTTGCTTACGTGCTCAACTACTACCGCACGGGCAAGCTGCACTGCCCCGCCGACGTGTGCGGGCCTCTGTTTGAGGAGGAGCTCACCTTCTGGGGCATCGACGAGACCGACGTGGAGCCCTGCTGCTGGATGACCTACCGGCAGCACCGCGACGCCGAGGAGGCGCTCGACATCTTCGAGAGCCCAGACGGAGGCGGCGGGGGCGCGGGGCCCGGCGACGAGGCTGGCGACGATGAGCGGGAGCTGGCCCTGCAGCGCCTGGGGCCCCACGAGGGAGGTGCGGGCCCCGGCGCCGGGTCCGGGGGCTGCCGCGGCTGGCAGCCCCGCATGTGGGCGCTCTTCGAGGATCCCTACTCCTCCCGGGCGGCCAGG GTGGTGGCCTTTGCCTCTCTCTTCTTCATCCTGGTGTCCATCACCACCTTCTGCCTGGAGACGCACGAGGCCTTCAACATCGACCGCAACGTGACGGAGATCCACAGGGTGGGGAATACTACCAGTGTGCGCTTCCGGCGGGAGGTGGAAACGGAGCCCATCCTGACCTACATCGAGGGAGTGTGCGTACTGTGGTTCACGCTGGAGTTCCTGGTGCGCATCGTGTGCTGCCCCGACACGCTGGACTTCGTTAAGAACCTGCTCAACATCATCGACTTCGTGGCCATCCTGCCCTTCTACCTGGAGGTGGGGCTGAGCGGCCTGTCGTCCAAGGCGGCTCGCGACGTTCTGGGCTTCCTGCGCGTCGTGCGCTTCGTGCGCATCCTGCGCATCTTCAAGCTTACGCGCCACTTCGTGGGGCTGCGCGTGCTGGGCCACACCCTGCGCGCCAGCACCAACGAGTTCCTGCTGCTCATCATCTTCCTGGCCCTGGGCGTGCTTATCTTCGCCACCATGATCTACTACGCGGAGCGCATCGGCGCCAGGCCTTCCGACCCGCGGGGCAATGATCACACCGACTTCAAGAACATCCCCATCGGCTTCTGGTGGGCCGTGGTCACCATGACGACGCTGGGCTACGGGGACATGTACCCCAAGACGTGGTCAGGCATGCTGGTGGGGGCGCTGTGTGCACTGGCCGGCGTGCTCACCATTGCCATGCCCGTGCCTGTCATTGTCAACAACTTCGGCATGTACTACTCTCTGGCCATGGCCAAACAGAAGCTGCCCAAGAAACGGAAGAAGCACGTGCCTCGGCCGCCCCAGCTGGAGTCGCCCATTTACTGCAAGTCGCAGGAGACCTCGCCCAGGGACAGTACCTACAGTGATGCCAGCCCCCCTGCCCCAGAAGAGGGTGTGGTTGAGAGGAAACGGGCAG ACTCCAAGCAGAACGGCGATGCCAGCGCGGTGCTGTCAGACGAGGAGGGAGCCGGCCTCACCCAGCCCCTGGCCTCCGCCCGCACTCCGGAGGAGCGCCGGGCCCTGCGACGCTCCGGCACCCGAGACAGAAACAAGAAGGCAGCTGCCTGCTTCCTGCTCAGCGCTGGGGACTTTGCCTGTGCCGATGGTAGTGTCCGGAAAG